From a single Stomoxys calcitrans chromosome 4, idStoCalc2.1, whole genome shotgun sequence genomic region:
- the LOC106083574 gene encoding neprilysin-3 isoform X1, which produces MFVYNFFQRRFDMTRYKQTEFSEEDSSSMGGVQLNEPGISTGMQIRYHTARATLNWRSRNRVEKWLMATTIVLSFIIVSLLVIIFQREADKTTRILHVEPHKDNPEMPCLNEHCIFSANDILNSIDRSINPCDDFYEYACNQWVKNNPIPDGKSSWGTFSNIEQRNQLIIKNVLEKPMKSFKSEAEKKAKIYYESCLDRNDELEKLGAKPMVSFLWKIGGWNVSHTGFNIAKWTLANTLKLLQNRYNINCLFGWAIGEDDKNSTRHVIQIDQGGLTLPTPEYYENRTEIHRKVLKEYIEYMTKVCVLLGANETDARRQMQEIMDFETKIANITIPLEERRNEEAMYHPMKLWELDKLAPFINWTEHLDHAMQLVGRRVTEREVVVVYAPEFLKKLSQIIAEMEKTVEGRNTLNNYLVWQAVRVLTPCLSRSFRDAYKGVRKALMGSDGGEEVWRFCVADTGNVVGFAVGAIFVRQAFHGESKPEAEQMINEIREAFKVSIHNLTWMDKRTRERAIDKANAISDMIGFPDYILNQEELDKKYADLNVTANAYFENNIQSNIFNLKKNLEKLDQPVNKTNWGMVPHMVNAYYTPSKNQIVFPAGILQSPFFDIHHPKSLNFGAMGVVMGHELTHAFDDQGREFDKFGNINRWWDNKSIDRFNEKTECIEKQYGSYAINGRHLNGKQTLGENIADNGGLKAAYHAFLKTSMGKEADVLKLPGLNLTHKQLFFVSFARVWCSSDTEETIILQLEKDTHSPSRLRVIGTLSNMPEFAEVFQCKPGSKMNPEKKCAVW; this is translated from the exons ATGTTTGTTTACAATTTCTTTCAACGACGCTTTGAT ATGACCCGTTACAAACAGACAGAGTTCTCGGAGGAAGACAGCAGTTCCATGGGTGGCGTTCAATTGAATGAGCCGGGCATTAGCACAGGCATGCAGATACGCTATCATACCGCTCGG GCAACTTTAAACTGGCGTTCACGAAATCGTGTCGAAAAATGGCTGATGGCAACAACGATTGTGCTTTCCTTTATTATTGTATCCTTGTTGGTGATTATCTTCCAGAGAGAGGCTGACAAAACTACGCGAATACTTCATGTGGAACCGCACAAAGATA ATCCGGAAATGCCTTGTTTAAATGAGCACTGCATATTTTCGGCCAATGATATTTTGAATTCCATTGATCGCAGCATCAATCCCTGTGATGATTTCTATGAGTATGCCTG TAATCAGTGGGTTAAAAATAATCCTATACCAGATGGCAAGTCATCCTGGGGTACTTTTAGCAACATAGAACAGCGAAATCAGCTAATAATCAAAAATGTTTTGGAAAAACCCATGAAATCTTTCAAGTCAGAGGCTGAGAAAAAGGCCAAAATCTATTATGAGTCCTGTTTGGATCGCAACGATGAACTGGAGAAGTTGGGGGCAAAGCCCATGGTGTCGTTCCTATGGAAAATTGGTGGTTGGAATGTTTCACATACCGGTTTCAATATAGCCAAATGGACATTGGCCAATACACTGAAGTTATTGCAGAACAG ATACAATATCAATTGTCTTTTCGGTTGGGCCATTGGGGAGGATGATAAAAATTCCACCCGCCATGTTATACAAATCGATCAGGGTGGTCTAACTCTACCCACACCGGAGTACTATGAAAATCGCACAGAGATACATCGTAAAGTTCTCAAAGAGTATATAGAGTATATGACCAAAGTATGTGTTCTACTGGGTGCCAATGAGACAGATGCTCGCCGCCAAATGCAAGAAATCATGGATTTTGAGACTAAGATAGCCAATATCACCATACCCCTGGAAGAAAGGCGCAACGAGGAGGCCATGTATCATCCCATGAAATTGTGGGAGTTGGATAAATTGGCACCATTCATCAATTGGACAGAGCATTTGGATCATGCCATGCAGTTGGTGGGCAGACGAGTCACAGAAAGGGAAGTGGTGGTGGTATATGCTCCagaatttctaaagaaattatCGCAGATAATAGCTGAGATGGAGAAGACAGTAGAGGGCAGgaa caCCCTCAATAATTACTTGGTATGGCAAGCAGTTCGTGTTTTAACCCCCTGCCTGTCAAGATCTTTCCGTGATGCCTACAAGGGTGTACGCAAAGCTTTGATGGGCTCCGATGGTGGCGAGGAAGTTTGGCGTTTCTGTGTGGCTGACACTGGCAATGTTGTTGGCTTTGCTGTGGGTGCCATATTTGTGAGGCAGGCTTTCCATGGTGAATCGAAGCCCGAAGCGGAGCAGATGATCAACGAAATCCGAGAAGCCTTTAAAGTGAGCATTCATAACCTCACCTGGATGGATAAACGCACCCGAGAGCGGGCCATAGATAAGGCCAATGCCATATCCGATATGATAGGTTTCCCCGATTACATTTTGAATCAAGAGGAGTTGGATAAGAAATATGCTGATCTTAATGTGACTGCCAATGCTTACTTTGAAAATAACATACAATCCAACATCTTTAACTTGAAGAAGAATTTGGAGAAGCTGGATCAACCGGTGAACAAGACCAATTGGGGCATGGTTCCACATATGGTCAATGCCTATTATACACCTTCGAAGAATCAAATTGTCTTTCCAGCCGGCATACTCCAATCGCCTTTCTTCGATATACACCATCCGAAAAGTCTGAATTTCGGTGCCATGGGAGTTGTGATGGGTCATGAACTTACACATGCTTTTGATGACCAAGGTCGGGAGTTCGATAAGTTCGGTAACATCAATCGTTGGTGGGACAATAAAAGCATCGATCGATTCAATGAGAAAACCGAGTGCATTGAGAAACAGTATGGTTCGTATGCCATTAATGGTCGACATTTGAATGGCAAACAGACGTTGGGTGAGAATATAGCCGATAATGGAGGCCTAAAGGCAGCCTACCATGCGTTCCTAAAAACATCGATGGGCAAAGAAGCGGATGTGCTGAAACTGCCGGGACTAAATTTGACGCATAAACAATTGTTTTTCGTTTCATTTGCCAGG GTATGGTGTTCCTCAGATACAGAAGAAACTATTATATTACAACTAGAAAAAGATACACATTCACCATCACGACTGCGGGTGATTGGCACACTTTCAAATATGCCTGAATTCGCGGAAGTCTTTCAGTGTAAGCCGGGCTCCAAAATGAATCCCGAAAAGAAGTGTGCAGTGTGGTAA
- the LOC106083574 gene encoding neprilysin-3 isoform X3, with product MTRYKQTEFSEEDSSSMGGVQLNEPGISTGMQIRYHTARATLNWRSRNRVEKWLMATTIVLSFIIVSLLVIIFQREADKTTRILHVEPHKDSKFLSMPSCENSTISFCFIKRCSISDPEMPCLNEHCIFSANDILNSIDRSINPCDDFYEYACNQWVKNNPIPDGKSSWGTFSNIEQRNQLIIKNVLEKPMKSFKSEAEKKAKIYYESCLDRNDELEKLGAKPMVSFLWKIGGWNVSHTGFNIAKWTLANTLKLLQNRYNINCLFGWAIGEDDKNSTRHVIQIDQGGLTLPTPEYYENRTEIHRKVLKEYIEYMTKVCVLLGANETDARRQMQEIMDFETKIANITIPLEERRNEEAMYHPMKLWELDKLAPFINWTEHLDHAMQLVGRRVTEREVVVVYAPEFLKKLSQIIAEMEKTVEGRNTLNNYLVWQAVRVLTPCLSRSFRDAYKGVRKALMGSDGGEEVWRFCVADTGNVVGFAVGAIFVRQAFHGESKPEAEQMINEIREAFKVSIHNLTWMDKRTRERAIDKANAISDMIGFPDYILNQEELDKKYADLNVTANAYFENNIQSNIFNLKKNLEKLDQPVNKTNWGMVPHMVNAYYTPSKNQIVFPAGILQSPFFDIHHPKSLNFGAMGVVMGHELTHAFDDQGREFDKFGNINRWWDNKSIDRFNEKTECIEKQYGSYAINGRHLNGKQTLGENIADNGGLKAAYHAFLKTSMGKEADVLKLPGLNLTHKQLFFVSFARVWCSSDTEETIILQLEKDTHSPSRLRVIGTLSNMPEFAEVFQCKPGSKMNPEKKCAVW from the exons ATGACCCGTTACAAACAGACAGAGTTCTCGGAGGAAGACAGCAGTTCCATGGGTGGCGTTCAATTGAATGAGCCGGGCATTAGCACAGGCATGCAGATACGCTATCATACCGCTCGG GCAACTTTAAACTGGCGTTCACGAAATCGTGTCGAAAAATGGCTGATGGCAACAACGATTGTGCTTTCCTTTATTATTGTATCCTTGTTGGTGATTATCTTCCAGAGAGAGGCTGACAAAACTACGCGAATACTTCATGTGGAACCGCACAAAGATAGTAAGTTTTTATCAATGCCAAGTTGTGAGAACTCGACAATTagcttttgttttataaaacgTTGTTCCATTTCAGATCCGGAAATGCCTTGTTTAAATGAGCACTGCATATTTTCGGCCAATGATATTTTGAATTCCATTGATCGCAGCATCAATCCCTGTGATGATTTCTATGAGTATGCCTG TAATCAGTGGGTTAAAAATAATCCTATACCAGATGGCAAGTCATCCTGGGGTACTTTTAGCAACATAGAACAGCGAAATCAGCTAATAATCAAAAATGTTTTGGAAAAACCCATGAAATCTTTCAAGTCAGAGGCTGAGAAAAAGGCCAAAATCTATTATGAGTCCTGTTTGGATCGCAACGATGAACTGGAGAAGTTGGGGGCAAAGCCCATGGTGTCGTTCCTATGGAAAATTGGTGGTTGGAATGTTTCACATACCGGTTTCAATATAGCCAAATGGACATTGGCCAATACACTGAAGTTATTGCAGAACAG ATACAATATCAATTGTCTTTTCGGTTGGGCCATTGGGGAGGATGATAAAAATTCCACCCGCCATGTTATACAAATCGATCAGGGTGGTCTAACTCTACCCACACCGGAGTACTATGAAAATCGCACAGAGATACATCGTAAAGTTCTCAAAGAGTATATAGAGTATATGACCAAAGTATGTGTTCTACTGGGTGCCAATGAGACAGATGCTCGCCGCCAAATGCAAGAAATCATGGATTTTGAGACTAAGATAGCCAATATCACCATACCCCTGGAAGAAAGGCGCAACGAGGAGGCCATGTATCATCCCATGAAATTGTGGGAGTTGGATAAATTGGCACCATTCATCAATTGGACAGAGCATTTGGATCATGCCATGCAGTTGGTGGGCAGACGAGTCACAGAAAGGGAAGTGGTGGTGGTATATGCTCCagaatttctaaagaaattatCGCAGATAATAGCTGAGATGGAGAAGACAGTAGAGGGCAGgaa caCCCTCAATAATTACTTGGTATGGCAAGCAGTTCGTGTTTTAACCCCCTGCCTGTCAAGATCTTTCCGTGATGCCTACAAGGGTGTACGCAAAGCTTTGATGGGCTCCGATGGTGGCGAGGAAGTTTGGCGTTTCTGTGTGGCTGACACTGGCAATGTTGTTGGCTTTGCTGTGGGTGCCATATTTGTGAGGCAGGCTTTCCATGGTGAATCGAAGCCCGAAGCGGAGCAGATGATCAACGAAATCCGAGAAGCCTTTAAAGTGAGCATTCATAACCTCACCTGGATGGATAAACGCACCCGAGAGCGGGCCATAGATAAGGCCAATGCCATATCCGATATGATAGGTTTCCCCGATTACATTTTGAATCAAGAGGAGTTGGATAAGAAATATGCTGATCTTAATGTGACTGCCAATGCTTACTTTGAAAATAACATACAATCCAACATCTTTAACTTGAAGAAGAATTTGGAGAAGCTGGATCAACCGGTGAACAAGACCAATTGGGGCATGGTTCCACATATGGTCAATGCCTATTATACACCTTCGAAGAATCAAATTGTCTTTCCAGCCGGCATACTCCAATCGCCTTTCTTCGATATACACCATCCGAAAAGTCTGAATTTCGGTGCCATGGGAGTTGTGATGGGTCATGAACTTACACATGCTTTTGATGACCAAGGTCGGGAGTTCGATAAGTTCGGTAACATCAATCGTTGGTGGGACAATAAAAGCATCGATCGATTCAATGAGAAAACCGAGTGCATTGAGAAACAGTATGGTTCGTATGCCATTAATGGTCGACATTTGAATGGCAAACAGACGTTGGGTGAGAATATAGCCGATAATGGAGGCCTAAAGGCAGCCTACCATGCGTTCCTAAAAACATCGATGGGCAAAGAAGCGGATGTGCTGAAACTGCCGGGACTAAATTTGACGCATAAACAATTGTTTTTCGTTTCATTTGCCAGG GTATGGTGTTCCTCAGATACAGAAGAAACTATTATATTACAACTAGAAAAAGATACACATTCACCATCACGACTGCGGGTGATTGGCACACTTTCAAATATGCCTGAATTCGCGGAAGTCTTTCAGTGTAAGCCGGGCTCCAAAATGAATCCCGAAAAGAAGTGTGCAGTGTGGTAA
- the LOC106083574 gene encoding neprilysin-3 isoform X2 — MSAKMTRYKQTEFSEEDSSSMGGVQLNEPGISTGMQIRYHTARATLNWRSRNRVEKWLMATTIVLSFIIVSLLVIIFQREADKTTRILHVEPHKDNPEMPCLNEHCIFSANDILNSIDRSINPCDDFYEYACNQWVKNNPIPDGKSSWGTFSNIEQRNQLIIKNVLEKPMKSFKSEAEKKAKIYYESCLDRNDELEKLGAKPMVSFLWKIGGWNVSHTGFNIAKWTLANTLKLLQNRYNINCLFGWAIGEDDKNSTRHVIQIDQGGLTLPTPEYYENRTEIHRKVLKEYIEYMTKVCVLLGANETDARRQMQEIMDFETKIANITIPLEERRNEEAMYHPMKLWELDKLAPFINWTEHLDHAMQLVGRRVTEREVVVVYAPEFLKKLSQIIAEMEKTVEGRNTLNNYLVWQAVRVLTPCLSRSFRDAYKGVRKALMGSDGGEEVWRFCVADTGNVVGFAVGAIFVRQAFHGESKPEAEQMINEIREAFKVSIHNLTWMDKRTRERAIDKANAISDMIGFPDYILNQEELDKKYADLNVTANAYFENNIQSNIFNLKKNLEKLDQPVNKTNWGMVPHMVNAYYTPSKNQIVFPAGILQSPFFDIHHPKSLNFGAMGVVMGHELTHAFDDQGREFDKFGNINRWWDNKSIDRFNEKTECIEKQYGSYAINGRHLNGKQTLGENIADNGGLKAAYHAFLKTSMGKEADVLKLPGLNLTHKQLFFVSFARVWCSSDTEETIILQLEKDTHSPSRLRVIGTLSNMPEFAEVFQCKPGSKMNPEKKCAVW, encoded by the exons ATGTCGGCAAAG ATGACCCGTTACAAACAGACAGAGTTCTCGGAGGAAGACAGCAGTTCCATGGGTGGCGTTCAATTGAATGAGCCGGGCATTAGCACAGGCATGCAGATACGCTATCATACCGCTCGG GCAACTTTAAACTGGCGTTCACGAAATCGTGTCGAAAAATGGCTGATGGCAACAACGATTGTGCTTTCCTTTATTATTGTATCCTTGTTGGTGATTATCTTCCAGAGAGAGGCTGACAAAACTACGCGAATACTTCATGTGGAACCGCACAAAGATA ATCCGGAAATGCCTTGTTTAAATGAGCACTGCATATTTTCGGCCAATGATATTTTGAATTCCATTGATCGCAGCATCAATCCCTGTGATGATTTCTATGAGTATGCCTG TAATCAGTGGGTTAAAAATAATCCTATACCAGATGGCAAGTCATCCTGGGGTACTTTTAGCAACATAGAACAGCGAAATCAGCTAATAATCAAAAATGTTTTGGAAAAACCCATGAAATCTTTCAAGTCAGAGGCTGAGAAAAAGGCCAAAATCTATTATGAGTCCTGTTTGGATCGCAACGATGAACTGGAGAAGTTGGGGGCAAAGCCCATGGTGTCGTTCCTATGGAAAATTGGTGGTTGGAATGTTTCACATACCGGTTTCAATATAGCCAAATGGACATTGGCCAATACACTGAAGTTATTGCAGAACAG ATACAATATCAATTGTCTTTTCGGTTGGGCCATTGGGGAGGATGATAAAAATTCCACCCGCCATGTTATACAAATCGATCAGGGTGGTCTAACTCTACCCACACCGGAGTACTATGAAAATCGCACAGAGATACATCGTAAAGTTCTCAAAGAGTATATAGAGTATATGACCAAAGTATGTGTTCTACTGGGTGCCAATGAGACAGATGCTCGCCGCCAAATGCAAGAAATCATGGATTTTGAGACTAAGATAGCCAATATCACCATACCCCTGGAAGAAAGGCGCAACGAGGAGGCCATGTATCATCCCATGAAATTGTGGGAGTTGGATAAATTGGCACCATTCATCAATTGGACAGAGCATTTGGATCATGCCATGCAGTTGGTGGGCAGACGAGTCACAGAAAGGGAAGTGGTGGTGGTATATGCTCCagaatttctaaagaaattatCGCAGATAATAGCTGAGATGGAGAAGACAGTAGAGGGCAGgaa caCCCTCAATAATTACTTGGTATGGCAAGCAGTTCGTGTTTTAACCCCCTGCCTGTCAAGATCTTTCCGTGATGCCTACAAGGGTGTACGCAAAGCTTTGATGGGCTCCGATGGTGGCGAGGAAGTTTGGCGTTTCTGTGTGGCTGACACTGGCAATGTTGTTGGCTTTGCTGTGGGTGCCATATTTGTGAGGCAGGCTTTCCATGGTGAATCGAAGCCCGAAGCGGAGCAGATGATCAACGAAATCCGAGAAGCCTTTAAAGTGAGCATTCATAACCTCACCTGGATGGATAAACGCACCCGAGAGCGGGCCATAGATAAGGCCAATGCCATATCCGATATGATAGGTTTCCCCGATTACATTTTGAATCAAGAGGAGTTGGATAAGAAATATGCTGATCTTAATGTGACTGCCAATGCTTACTTTGAAAATAACATACAATCCAACATCTTTAACTTGAAGAAGAATTTGGAGAAGCTGGATCAACCGGTGAACAAGACCAATTGGGGCATGGTTCCACATATGGTCAATGCCTATTATACACCTTCGAAGAATCAAATTGTCTTTCCAGCCGGCATACTCCAATCGCCTTTCTTCGATATACACCATCCGAAAAGTCTGAATTTCGGTGCCATGGGAGTTGTGATGGGTCATGAACTTACACATGCTTTTGATGACCAAGGTCGGGAGTTCGATAAGTTCGGTAACATCAATCGTTGGTGGGACAATAAAAGCATCGATCGATTCAATGAGAAAACCGAGTGCATTGAGAAACAGTATGGTTCGTATGCCATTAATGGTCGACATTTGAATGGCAAACAGACGTTGGGTGAGAATATAGCCGATAATGGAGGCCTAAAGGCAGCCTACCATGCGTTCCTAAAAACATCGATGGGCAAAGAAGCGGATGTGCTGAAACTGCCGGGACTAAATTTGACGCATAAACAATTGTTTTTCGTTTCATTTGCCAGG GTATGGTGTTCCTCAGATACAGAAGAAACTATTATATTACAACTAGAAAAAGATACACATTCACCATCACGACTGCGGGTGATTGGCACACTTTCAAATATGCCTGAATTCGCGGAAGTCTTTCAGTGTAAGCCGGGCTCCAAAATGAATCCCGAAAAGAAGTGTGCAGTGTGGTAA